In Candidatus Poribacteria bacterium, the following are encoded in one genomic region:
- a CDS encoding TonB-dependent receptor, whose protein sequence is MTLPSIGIPNDYFGALYIRGSEPGSNLYYLDRTPLGYPFHWGGLLSTISSETIETIDIYAGGYGAEFGLDSQAVLDIHARDSIAERLDGKFNLNILYSEGLLEARIGDKGYISASGRRSYLDLIAGPIIAQQSETTQQLPYFSDYQLKFARTLGEKHHLTVNAFAATDHFKIEEEDSEFEEFEIEGETVPEDIERARASVLFKNGFDGQGVHLRSDFTENLTSHLSLTRSFNFLTIALEAPVRERFSRNPDGKWVHSADYGHYDVKINVPVYMLREDISYQFTPKFQFEPGFLLSFSPANSSEDGRFPEYETREVEDPAELPEILEYAQENEDSVTVARRSDGTHEITERTVEEIHDEFGHDFYRAEGYFQGRYDPLSFLSVALGVRVDYLNVTEQVSIQPRGSMSFILPNGSNLRFAYGHYEQSPQPSQLLAEDGNSALASSLTRHYIMELEHELSSRTELKLATYYKDAQKLVTPDEVSNYLNQGTASVAGAEVFLRHRIPDKFFGWISYAYTHAERRENPTATYQPYLFDNTHIVSVVANYNFSPNFEVGAKWQYLSGTSEAPISSIVLIQDPVTRGLNPLLASADEQLSTELAPYHKLDLRVSYKWRLWGLRVGGFLDILNVYNRKNTIQFIFEEATLDVQGQEIGIEREVFDAPQLPRIVYFGLTLEF, encoded by the coding sequence ATGACGCTCCCCAGCATCGGTATCCCAAACGATTACTTTGGGGCACTCTACATCCGTGGGAGTGAACCCGGCTCAAACCTGTATTATCTCGATCGAACGCCTCTCGGCTACCCTTTCCATTGGGGCGGTTTACTTTCAACGATCAGCTCTGAAACGATTGAGACAATTGACATCTATGCGGGTGGATACGGAGCCGAGTTCGGACTGGACTCGCAAGCCGTGCTTGACATCCATGCACGTGACAGCATTGCGGAGCGGTTAGATGGAAAATTTAACTTGAATATCCTCTATTCCGAAGGACTCCTTGAAGCCAGAATCGGTGACAAGGGATATATCTCCGCCTCCGGGAGGCGTAGTTACTTAGACCTCATCGCTGGACCGATCATTGCGCAGCAATCAGAAACGACGCAACAATTGCCCTATTTCTCAGATTATCAACTCAAATTTGCCCGGACGCTTGGTGAAAAACATCACCTCACGGTGAATGCCTTCGCCGCAACTGACCATTTTAAGATCGAGGAGGAAGACAGCGAATTTGAAGAATTTGAAATTGAAGGCGAAACAGTGCCTGAGGACATTGAAAGGGCACGCGCCTCTGTGCTTTTCAAAAACGGTTTCGATGGGCAAGGTGTCCACCTCCGTTCGGACTTTACCGAAAATCTCACCTCGCATTTATCGCTGACCCGTTCCTTCAATTTTCTCACGATCGCGCTTGAAGCTCCGGTCAGGGAGCGGTTTTCTCGGAACCCCGACGGGAAATGGGTTCATTCCGCTGACTATGGCCACTACGATGTAAAGATTAACGTGCCGGTCTATATGCTCCGTGAAGATATATCCTACCAGTTCACACCGAAGTTTCAATTTGAACCGGGTTTCCTCCTCTCTTTTAGTCCTGCCAACAGTTCTGAGGATGGCAGATTTCCTGAGTACGAAACACGTGAGGTGGAAGATCCGGCGGAACTTCCGGAAATCCTTGAATATGCACAGGAGAATGAAGATTCAGTCACAGTGGCCAGACGGAGTGACGGGACTCATGAGATTACGGAGCGCACTGTTGAGGAGATACACGACGAATTTGGACACGATTTTTACCGTGCCGAAGGGTACTTCCAAGGACGCTATGACCCACTCTCGTTTCTGTCGGTGGCACTCGGTGTTCGAGTTGACTATCTGAATGTGACAGAGCAGGTTTCCATTCAACCACGAGGAAGTATGAGTTTCATACTGCCGAACGGTTCAAATCTCCGCTTCGCGTATGGACATTATGAACAGAGTCCACAACCCTCTCAACTGTTGGCGGAAGATGGCAATAGTGCCTTGGCATCAAGCCTCACACGACACTATATCATGGAATTAGAACATGAACTCTCATCGCGAACTGAATTGAAACTTGCCACCTATTACAAGGATGCCCAGAAGTTGGTAACACCCGATGAAGTCTCGAACTATCTCAATCAAGGGACAGCGTCTGTCGCGGGTGCGGAGGTATTCTTACGGCATCGGATTCCAGATAAGTTTTTCGGTTGGATTTCCTACGCCTATACACACGCTGAGAGACGCGAGAATCCAACCGCTACTTATCAACCTTACCTCTTCGATAACACGCACATTGTTAGTGTGGTTGCCAACTATAACTTCAGCCCTAATTTTGAGGTCGGCGCGAAATGGCAATATCTCAGCGGCACCTCCGAAGCACCTATCAGCTCCATCGTTCTTATCCAAGACCCCGTAACACGTGGATTGAACCCGCTTTTGGCGAGTGCGGACGAACAATTAAGTACCGAACTTGCACCGTATCATAAGTTAGACCTTCGGGTGAGTTATAAATGGAGACTCTGGGGATTGCGTGTCGGTGGATTTCTTGATATTCTGAATGTATACAATCGCAAGAATACGATACAGTTCATTTTTGAAGAGGCAACGCTTGACGTCCAAGGTCAGGAGATCGGCATTGAACGTGAAGTCTTTGATGCCCCGCAACTGCCTCGGATAGTTTATTTTGGATTGACGCTTGAATTTTGA
- a CDS encoding carboxypeptidase-like regulatory domain-containing protein, translated as MKSQLIIVLLAFVTMPLSVLAQTGDIQGTVYQRSTGKSLVDADVHILETDQHQKTDANGVFQFTELPEGTYTFVVKHPTETAPTKVSMDISSGDTTEVKIHLGAAFTLETVVVEGKRKSVAVNSYGFPAPSMTPLKGS; from the coding sequence ATGAAGTCACAACTCATCATAGTTCTACTTGCGTTTGTCACCATGCCACTCTCTGTTTTAGCCCAAACCGGCGATATTCAAGGAACCGTCTATCAGCGAAGTACAGGAAAGTCCCTCGTAGACGCTGATGTCCATATCCTCGAAACCGACCAACACCAAAAAACCGATGCAAATGGGGTCTTCCAGTTCACAGAACTCCCCGAAGGCACATATACTTTCGTCGTGAAGCATCCCACAGAAACGGCACCCACAAAAGTGTCGATGGACATCAGTAGCGGCGATACCACTGAAGTCAAAATACACCTCGGTGCAGCCTTTACACTCGAAACAGTTGTGGTAGAAGGGAAACGGAAATCCGTGGCAGTGAACTCCTACGGATTCCCGGCACCTTCAATGACACCCTTAAAGGGCTCATGA
- a CDS encoding tetratricopeptide repeat protein — translation MLQQKLTKNTQAKKQKVYCLFSLIALALLLVFQHYAYSQEYVIVESEKGDRLTGNWRGATDTHFKVEYNGQILQLPLAGHTLKFPSDLAHVPDRTAAKYYRNGLTLLELGLPENAQRRFEAAIEEFPKYPDAHYQLGLLYRANGDNANALERFRSVAILDAPSFDLVPLLHELGNIALANETYDVAADNYQLILTHYPDHPDVPGLKYITGFLLVEQLDDPSAGLFLLEAAVKDYPDMASHEKALFLIGKLQADMDPLENALHTLDRFVTHYSESEWIYDAHLIRAATNLKLGRLEAAANEAIHVSEISADAAIKEQAKKILDQTKWTVYTESSGLPDNHIQAMTTDGTRLWIGTPKGVMLFETAFDKWIAFDVVAQLINTALENVPDVTAIAANSQEVWVGTRSQGVIHYSQLTGDIQNYSPADGFPAWIKDIKMDETEIWFATDTGIIRRIRGSVDPPLLYNTETSFITTDDIDTLLLTPQTVWCASAAGDVIMFDREKEEWDSYRSTEIREGMKVVGLDIAEEQLLFTWFNADEKSNGYFRADLDGGNGKSTTLDTGIENEDDLRNIYIRGALDTSPLTKEEPKVEPVEEIPDPTIPEFSPETQGFGIEPEIEGLETEPPPPTPQIPLVLWIATNKDLYTHHTRSADVWEYTTTPQILTGELIVDSLVVVNNRIWLATSNGLATMNAQ, via the coding sequence ATGTTGCAGCAGAAACTGACAAAAAACACACAAGCAAAAAAACAGAAAGTTTACTGTCTATTTTCATTGATAGCATTAGCCCTCCTATTGGTTTTCCAGCATTATGCTTATAGTCAAGAATACGTCATTGTAGAGAGTGAAAAAGGCGATAGACTCACCGGCAATTGGCGCGGTGCCACGGATACGCACTTCAAAGTCGAATATAATGGGCAGATTTTACAACTGCCACTGGCAGGACACACTCTCAAATTTCCATCAGATTTGGCGCACGTTCCCGACCGAACCGCTGCAAAGTATTATCGCAATGGACTTACATTACTGGAGTTAGGACTTCCCGAAAACGCACAACGACGATTTGAAGCCGCTATTGAAGAATTCCCAAAATACCCGGATGCTCACTATCAACTCGGATTACTTTACAGAGCAAACGGTGACAATGCGAACGCATTGGAACGATTTCGTTCCGTAGCCATCCTTGATGCTCCGAGTTTCGACCTTGTGCCACTCCTTCATGAACTCGGGAATATTGCCCTTGCGAACGAAACTTACGATGTCGCAGCGGATAACTACCAACTGATTCTCACCCATTATCCAGATCACCCCGATGTCCCAGGATTAAAATATATCACGGGCTTCCTACTCGTCGAGCAATTGGATGATCCAAGTGCCGGATTATTCCTTCTCGAAGCTGCAGTCAAAGATTATCCGGACATGGCATCACATGAAAAAGCACTCTTTCTGATTGGAAAACTACAGGCAGATATGGACCCGTTGGAAAATGCGCTCCACACCTTAGACAGATTTGTCACCCATTATTCAGAGAGTGAGTGGATTTATGACGCACACCTCATCCGTGCAGCGACCAACTTAAAATTGGGTAGACTGGAAGCAGCGGCGAATGAAGCGATTCACGTCAGCGAGATTAGCGCAGATGCGGCGATAAAGGAACAAGCAAAAAAAATTCTGGATCAGACGAAATGGACAGTTTACACCGAGTCAAGCGGACTCCCCGATAACCACATCCAAGCAATGACGACCGATGGCACACGGCTATGGATCGGTACCCCAAAAGGGGTAATGTTATTCGAGACTGCCTTTGACAAATGGATTGCGTTTGACGTTGTTGCACAACTGATTAACACTGCCTTGGAAAACGTGCCAGATGTTACAGCCATTGCAGCAAACTCGCAAGAAGTGTGGGTCGGGACACGTTCTCAGGGTGTGATTCACTATAGTCAACTCACAGGCGACATTCAAAACTACTCCCCAGCTGATGGATTTCCTGCTTGGATTAAGGACATTAAGATGGATGAAACGGAGATTTGGTTCGCTACAGATACGGGAATCATTCGGCGGATTCGCGGGAGCGTTGATCCGCCTCTTCTCTACAATACCGAGACCAGTTTCATCACTACAGACGACATCGATACCTTATTGCTCACGCCTCAAACGGTTTGGTGTGCCTCAGCAGCCGGAGATGTCATAATGTTTGATCGGGAAAAAGAGGAGTGGGATTCCTATCGCTCTACGGAAATCCGCGAGGGCATGAAGGTGGTGGGGCTCGATATTGCAGAAGAGCAGTTGCTCTTTACGTGGTTCAATGCCGATGAAAAATCCAACGGTTATTTTCGAGCAGACCTGGATGGCGGGAATGGGAAATCGACTACCCTGGACACAGGTATAGAAAATGAAGACGATCTAAGGAACATCTACATCAGAGGTGCGCTTGACACCTCACCGCTAACGAAAGAAGAACCTAAGGTAGAACCGGTAGAAGAAATACCGGATCCGACAATACCCGAATTTTCACCAGAGACACAAGGATTCGGAATTGAACCGGAAATAGAAGGATTAGAAACTGAACCACCGCCTCCCACGCCACAAATCCCGTTGGTCCTGTGGATAGCGACGAACAAAGATCTGTATACACATCACACTCGCTCTGCGGATGTATGGGAGTACACAACGACACCCCAGATACTCACGGGTGAATTGATAGTAGATTCTCTCGTCGTGGTAAACAATAGAATCTGGTTAGCGACCTCTAACGGTTTAGCAACTATGAATGCTCAATAA
- a CDS encoding Gfo/Idh/MocA family oxidoreductase: MAKTYRVGFASLVHDHVWGELRHWKAHPNVEIVAAGDVNAELRAQFSAEVGIENIYNSWQEMVEKEELDIVQAASENNAGADIVEAAAAKGIHVVSEKPMAARLSQADRMLAAAENAGTLLMVNWPTAWSPALNTAMNLIKDGAIGDIFYFKWRSAHNGPMEIGCSRYFYEWLYDEEKNGAGALMDYCCYCADMCAYLLGLPQQVTAFRGTFVKDYPIPDDNAVIVMKYGNAFGLTEASWTQKVGYITPNPVVYGTEGALMVSGNEVHLHPANGDAEVVTPEPLPEGKRNAAEYFIHCLETGEPIEGLCSAKVSRDAQEILEAGLVSADSGQVVNLPMS; the protein is encoded by the coding sequence ATGGCAAAAACGTATCGCGTCGGCTTCGCATCTCTTGTGCATGACCATGTATGGGGTGAACTTCGCCACTGGAAGGCACATCCAAACGTTGAAATTGTCGCTGCAGGCGATGTCAATGCGGAATTACGCGCCCAATTCAGCGCAGAAGTCGGTATCGAGAATATCTATAACTCTTGGCAAGAAATGGTGGAGAAAGAGGAATTAGATATTGTCCAAGCGGCCTCGGAAAACAATGCGGGTGCTGACATCGTCGAAGCGGCAGCGGCGAAAGGGATCCACGTCGTATCCGAAAAGCCGATGGCTGCGCGACTCTCACAAGCGGATCGGATGCTTGCCGCAGCGGAGAACGCTGGTACCCTATTGATGGTGAACTGGCCCACCGCATGGAGTCCCGCACTCAACACCGCAATGAACCTCATCAAAGATGGGGCGATTGGCGACATTTTCTATTTCAAATGGCGTTCCGCACATAATGGACCGATGGAAATCGGGTGCTCTCGCTACTTCTATGAGTGGCTCTACGATGAAGAGAAAAATGGTGCAGGTGCGTTGATGGATTACTGTTGTTACTGCGCCGATATGTGTGCCTACCTCCTCGGTCTGCCACAGCAAGTAACGGCGTTCCGCGGCACCTTTGTTAAAGACTATCCGATCCCTGACGACAACGCCGTCATCGTCATGAAATACGGCAATGCGTTTGGACTCACGGAAGCATCTTGGACCCAAAAGGTTGGCTATATCACACCGAATCCGGTAGTCTATGGCACGGAGGGCGCGTTGATGGTAAGCGGCAACGAAGTTCACCTGCATCCTGCAAATGGCGACGCTGAAGTAGTTACCCCTGAACCACTCCCAGAGGGCAAACGCAACGCCGCGGAATACTTTATTCACTGCTTGGAGACAGGCGAACCGATTGAAGGTCTGTGCAGTGCCAAAGTGAGCCGTGATGCCCAAGAAATCCTCGAAGCGGGACTGGTGTCAGCGGATAGTGGACAGGTTGTTAACTTGCCGATGTCGTAA
- the fdhD gene encoding formate dehydrogenase accessory sulfurtransferase FdhD, with product MQPTSTKLITRWATGEPIQVEDELVVEEPLEIRVGQQSLIVVMRTPGHDFELAAGFLYTESLITSGDDIEIIAYCDEEDSGTQSSGLSSLQNIVNVRLTEELDLDAESGWQRNFHANASCGLCGKMTIESVRQQVSPLNSGFHTNQEVFYKLNDRLRKAQSVFEKTGGLHAAGLFDEKGELLIIREDIGRHNAVDKVIGHALLSDLVPLDRYILMVSGRASFEIVQKALFARIPIIVAVSAASTLAVDLATEGNLTLIGFMRGQSMAVYSCPERIHCQ from the coding sequence ATGCAACCGACATCCACAAAACTTATTACGCGTTGGGCAACTGGTGAACCCATCCAGGTCGAGGACGAGTTGGTTGTTGAGGAACCGCTTGAGATTCGGGTGGGACAACAGAGTTTGATCGTTGTGATGCGGACGCCCGGACACGATTTTGAACTCGCCGCGGGCTTTCTTTATACGGAAAGCCTCATCACTTCCGGTGATGACATCGAAATCATCGCCTATTGTGATGAAGAAGATTCTGGGACGCAGTCGTCGGGTTTATCGTCGTTGCAGAATATTGTCAACGTTCGCCTTACGGAGGAACTGGACCTTGATGCCGAATCAGGTTGGCAGCGGAATTTCCACGCAAATGCGAGTTGTGGACTCTGTGGCAAAATGACGATTGAATCCGTTAGACAGCAGGTATCGCCGTTGAATTCCGGATTCCACACCAATCAAGAGGTATTCTATAAACTCAACGATCGGTTAAGAAAAGCGCAATCCGTTTTTGAAAAAACGGGTGGACTCCACGCCGCTGGGTTATTCGATGAAAAGGGTGAACTCCTGATTATCAGGGAGGACATAGGCAGACACAACGCTGTCGATAAAGTGATCGGACACGCGTTACTATCTGACTTGGTGCCGCTTGATCGGTATATCTTGATGGTGAGCGGACGCGCCAGTTTTGAAATCGTCCAGAAAGCTCTGTTTGCGCGTATCCCGATTATCGTCGCCGTCTCGGCAGCATCTACACTCGCCGTAGATCTCGCCACAGAGGGTAACCTCACGTTAATAGGTTTCATGCGGGGGCAGAGCATGGCAGTCTATAGTTGTCCAGAACGCATTCACTGTCAATAG
- a CDS encoding zinc-binding dehydrogenase: protein MSRTGRAVVACGKDFEIREYPVPEPEPNTVLLRQELAGICGTDLHNWQNGFQQEVLLGHENVGIIEAIGEGVETDYVGKPVKEGDRVIFAPGTNYGAYGFQWNPDEAPHFRGGFADYMYLNYPNTCFMKTDASPEVAVLTEPFTVGVHAAMRGEIKLGDTVVVQGSGAIGLVTLACAKLSGAAKAIMVGGPAGRLELAKRLGADVTIDIEEVTSVEERTELVKAETPRKEGADVVFECAGFLPATPEGLGYTRRSGTFVEVGHFVDMGSIDFNINQLLMRKNLRVEAIWGSSYEHFVRGLPLLEQSNLPFADMISHQLPLSQVGDGFKALDGGYRIKGETAIKIAVRAEE from the coding sequence ATGAGTCGGACAGGGAGAGCCGTGGTCGCGTGCGGCAAAGATTTTGAAATTCGTGAGTACCCGGTTCCTGAACCTGAACCTAACACGGTGCTGCTTCGTCAGGAGTTAGCAGGGATTTGCGGAACTGACCTTCACAACTGGCAGAACGGCTTCCAACAAGAAGTTTTACTCGGACATGAAAACGTCGGTATTATTGAGGCGATTGGTGAAGGCGTGGAAACCGATTATGTGGGTAAACCGGTTAAAGAGGGTGACAGGGTCATCTTCGCGCCGGGAACAAACTACGGTGCCTACGGCTTTCAGTGGAACCCAGATGAGGCACCACATTTTCGCGGTGGGTTTGCGGATTATATGTATCTCAACTACCCGAATACATGCTTCATGAAGACCGATGCATCACCTGAAGTTGCTGTACTCACAGAGCCGTTTACTGTCGGTGTTCACGCCGCAATGCGGGGTGAAATAAAATTGGGGGATACCGTCGTTGTGCAGGGTTCCGGTGCTATTGGGCTTGTGACGCTTGCGTGTGCGAAATTGAGCGGTGCCGCAAAAGCGATTATGGTCGGTGGACCTGCCGGACGATTGGAACTCGCGAAACGACTCGGTGCCGACGTAACGATTGACATTGAGGAGGTCACTTCTGTCGAGGAACGGACGGAACTCGTGAAAGCGGAAACGCCCCGTAAAGAGGGGGCAGATGTCGTCTTTGAATGCGCGGGTTTCCTTCCGGCAACGCCAGAGGGTTTGGGTTACACACGCCGTAGCGGGACTTTTGTTGAAGTTGGGCATTTTGTAGATATGGGTTCAATCGATTTCAATATCAACCAATTGTTGATGCGCAAAAACCTTCGTGTTGAAGCTATTTGGGGAAGCAGTTACGAGCACTTCGTTCGTGGTTTACCACTCCTTGAACAGAGCAATTTGCCGTTCGCCGACATGATTAGCCACCAACTGCCACTCTCACAGGTTGGGGACGGATTTAAGGCACTTGACGGCGGTTATCGTATTAAAGGTGAAACGGCGATTAAAATTGCGGTTCGGGCTGAAGAATAA
- a CDS encoding ATP-dependent RNA helicase: protein MNEVALPITELKGTFQETIAAGPVVIVAPTGSGKSTQIPPWCAELSDAPVLVVEPRRVACRSLARWVAKQCGEPLGHSVGYTVRFEDVGSDALTRIRFVTPGVALRYAAGSELDQYGTIVLDEFHERGVEADLFLAICRKKRRDARLVIMSATIAAQHLARFIGGRVLRAEGRVYPVNVRYLGGTVVPTSRDLVERVGKGVRRALKETTGNVLVFLPGKGEINECQDALRKMQNIEIVPLHGDLSPDAQDIAFETHSERRRVILATNVAETSITLPGITAVVDTGLVRQRIHQNRRIVLALRPISQASAEQRRGRAGRLGPGICYRLWEEQGQLEQETLPEVRREDLTQFVLTVASTGFRPQDLTFLDAPPDFAVERAQTALKSWGILSGDGMLTTEGAKICALPVNPLHARLLVKAPPSLRRDLIDLIATLERPAPLWQRMTRMPIEQQDAVRNARQKDLFRDGCDATTAIRTLRCGDEKRHHLHRTAIAECRRIATQLRAFFQLPPVMKENASPQPDRAALTAYLLREWDACAYVRRRKGKAWGNEQGEVLLDSDSLLPEGQHAALILETVGVGKGTRVQLLGRTAVPCAFADLVDAGIGTSQLTAPRLEGEDIVAEVVTEYAGREIGRERRPLHGALLRDALASLILSGSLFRGVGEQLTRAIDAWQLQCALNPDTPIAETADVTPHTWLVSRLALLGVEVAEECQLLSMDDLVFTEIDPDTIAEMEAQYPREFSVNGAKFDVEYNPAQKLVTLRWQRGIRQPTLAAVLLPRWNNWKVQVDIRGQLRTVRPAS, encoded by the coding sequence ATGAACGAAGTCGCGCTTCCAATTACAGAATTAAAGGGGACGTTTCAGGAGACAATCGCAGCAGGTCCTGTGGTAATTGTAGCACCAACCGGTAGTGGAAAATCGACACAAATTCCCCCGTGGTGTGCTGAACTGTCCGATGCTCCAGTACTTGTTGTCGAACCGAGGCGTGTCGCGTGTCGTTCGCTCGCACGGTGGGTGGCAAAGCAGTGCGGCGAACCGTTAGGGCATTCTGTCGGTTATACTGTCCGCTTTGAAGATGTTGGTTCCGATGCTTTAACCCGTATCCGTTTCGTCACACCCGGTGTCGCTTTGCGGTATGCTGCAGGATCGGAATTGGATCAATATGGGACCATCGTCTTAGACGAATTCCACGAACGCGGTGTCGAAGCAGATCTCTTTCTCGCGATATGCCGAAAAAAGCGACGCGATGCAAGGCTCGTTATTATGTCTGCCACGATAGCCGCACAGCACCTCGCACGGTTTATTGGAGGACGGGTGCTGCGGGCGGAAGGACGCGTCTATCCCGTTAACGTGCGGTATCTTGGTGGAACAGTCGTTCCGACCTCCCGTGATTTAGTGGAACGCGTTGGAAAAGGTGTCCGTCGTGCCCTCAAAGAGACTACCGGAAATGTCTTGGTTTTCCTGCCCGGCAAAGGTGAAATCAATGAATGCCAGGATGCCCTTCGCAAGATGCAAAACATTGAGATTGTTCCACTTCACGGAGATCTGTCCCCCGATGCCCAAGACATAGCATTCGAGACACATTCCGAACGCCGCCGGGTCATTCTCGCAACCAACGTCGCTGAGACATCAATCACACTTCCGGGTATCACTGCGGTTGTAGATACTGGCTTGGTGCGCCAGCGTATCCATCAAAACCGACGTATTGTTTTAGCATTGCGTCCGATCTCCCAAGCGTCAGCCGAACAACGTCGCGGACGAGCAGGTCGCCTCGGTCCAGGAATCTGCTACAGACTCTGGGAGGAACAGGGGCAACTTGAGCAGGAAACGCTTCCAGAGGTGCGGCGAGAGGATTTGACGCAATTTGTGCTAACGGTCGCCTCGACTGGCTTTCGTCCACAGGATTTGACGTTTCTCGATGCGCCGCCTGACTTCGCAGTGGAACGTGCGCAAACTGCGTTGAAAAGTTGGGGCATCCTCTCTGGTGATGGCATGCTCACAACCGAAGGCGCGAAAATCTGTGCGTTACCTGTCAATCCACTGCATGCTCGGTTGCTCGTAAAAGCACCACCCTCTCTCCGACGCGATCTCATTGATTTGATAGCCACTTTGGAACGTCCTGCTCCGTTATGGCAGCGCATGACCCGTATGCCGATTGAACAACAGGACGCTGTTCGGAATGCCCGCCAGAAAGACCTATTTCGCGATGGGTGTGACGCAACGACGGCGATCCGAACTTTACGCTGCGGTGATGAAAAACGCCATCATCTCCACAGGACCGCCATTGCTGAGTGTCGCAGGATCGCGACGCAGCTCAGGGCGTTTTTTCAACTGCCACCCGTGATGAAAGAGAACGCATCGCCACAACCTGACCGAGCCGCGCTTACTGCTTATCTTTTACGTGAGTGGGACGCTTGTGCTTACGTGCGCAGACGAAAAGGGAAGGCATGGGGGAATGAGCAAGGGGAGGTTTTACTTGATTCCGACTCACTCCTTCCAGAAGGACAGCATGCCGCTTTAATCTTGGAAACCGTTGGTGTTGGCAAAGGCACACGCGTTCAATTGCTCGGACGCACTGCCGTGCCTTGCGCTTTTGCCGATCTCGTCGATGCGGGGATTGGCACTTCGCAACTTACCGCCCCCAGATTGGAGGGTGAGGACATTGTTGCAGAAGTGGTAACCGAATATGCAGGCAGGGAGATCGGACGCGAACGCCGCCCGCTACACGGTGCATTGTTAAGAGACGCATTGGCATCTCTCATTCTCTCTGGATCTCTGTTCCGTGGAGTTGGTGAGCAACTCACACGAGCGATCGATGCTTGGCAGCTGCAGTGTGCCCTCAATCCTGATACGCCTATCGCGGAAACCGCAGATGTGACACCGCACACATGGTTGGTCTCGCGACTCGCTCTGTTAGGGGTGGAGGTTGCAGAGGAATGCCAACTCCTTTCAATGGACGATCTGGTGTTCACTGAGATAGACCCTGACACCATCGCTGAAATGGAAGCACAGTATCCAAGAGAATTTTCTGTCAACGGTGCTAAATTCGATGTAGAATACAATCCTGCCCAAAAATTGGTCACGTTGCGATGGCAGCGCGGCATCCGGCAGCCAACATTAGCCGCAGTGCTGCTACCGCGTTGGAACAATTGGAAAGTCCAAGTTGACATTCGAGGACAACTGCGGACAGTCCGTCCCGCTTCCTAA
- a CDS encoding PD40 domain-containing protein: MKHKPIFSTLTLLFMFGSLLSGFARAPETAKIIYSSEPNVKLKSNRDIYIMNPDGTGQVKLTRHPAADSQPAWSPTGEKILFTSNRDGLSDLFLMNPDGTNVQQVFRKLTGRQHGTWSPDGKQIAYYRIDANDKTGIYIAAIDGTGEERIADGWHPAWSPDGSEIAFVSLDDIGIRTINLQTRSEDIVLAMEQATAFDPAWSPDGSKIAFTRIDLLALILGGVLKDGAKLIKGPAQTIYTVNRDGSGLAQVVFDDAQASDASWAPRGNKLVYERLAGKQFQLFEINVGSRVSQQLTDSDHNTDPDWFDPLALSVTPQPQLSTSVWGKIKVD, from the coding sequence ATGAAACACAAACCGATCTTTTCTACTCTCACGCTATTATTCATGTTTGGCAGTCTGCTTTCCGGTTTCGCGAGAGCCCCTGAGACGGCGAAAATCATCTATTCCTCCGAACCGAACGTTAAGTTGAAGAGCAACAGAGACATCTATATCATGAACCCAGACGGGACAGGACAGGTCAAGTTAACGCGACATCCTGCAGCCGACTCGCAACCTGCATGGTCGCCGACAGGAGAAAAGATTCTCTTTACTTCAAATCGCGATGGTCTCTCGGACCTTTTTCTGATGAATCCGGACGGAACAAACGTCCAACAGGTATTTCGGAAACTGACAGGTAGACAACACGGCACCTGGTCCCCCGATGGAAAACAGATTGCTTACTATCGTATTGACGCAAATGACAAAACAGGTATCTACATCGCTGCAATTGACGGCACCGGGGAGGAACGAATCGCAGACGGCTGGCATCCAGCGTGGTCCCCAGATGGCTCCGAAATAGCCTTTGTTTCATTGGATGACATTGGGATTCGCACTATCAACTTGCAAACCCGTTCAGAAGACATAGTACTGGCGATGGAACAAGCAACCGCCTTCGATCCGGCTTGGTCACCTGATGGAAGTAAAATCGCTTTTACCCGCATAGATTTGCTCGCGCTTATTCTGGGTGGCGTTTTAAAAGATGGCGCGAAACTTATAAAGGGTCCGGCTCAGACCATCTATACTGTGAACCGAGATGGCAGTGGGTTAGCGCAAGTTGTTTTTGATGATGCCCAAGCTTCTGACGCATCTTGGGCACCGCGCGGCAATAAACTCGTGTATGAACGACTCGCTGGAAAGCAATTTCAACTCTTTGAAATCAACGTAGGTAGTCGCGTGTCACAACAACTGACAGACAGCGATCACAATACGGATCCGGATTGGTTCGACCCATTGGCTTTGTCTGTTACACCACAACCACAGTTATCCACCTCAGTGTGGGGAAAAATTAAAGTGGATTAG